In one window of Episyrphus balteatus chromosome 3, idEpiBalt1.1, whole genome shotgun sequence DNA:
- the LOC129913457 gene encoding uncharacterized protein LOC129913457 codes for MASFIRNLVFLLVFLHSSKSHAEDQILGSNNNRDLLVQCSYKFVKKYFFSGEALSGSVLAVSLTSASLNLQNQMLQAFQLDKDISWSIVIRYPRNSATKQTQFVLHEKPQSYFVVLENLDDEDMIDIFEDWKSMPNWNPLAQFVVMLVSIEETEDEMTELMVDTMLMFMTKKIFNINIIAQTEEDGHIYSKTAFPYEPENNCGKRIIAFKTLDICQYEDDDVDLGLIKSEQLSRGLFLDKIPKDLSGCPLVAYSRSWEPYMFVEDGQIKGIEWMLVQTIAESLHIDINILIQNKTLYHIFQGLIDGKIDIVIGGIDEDPNMSQFVSASVPYLQDDLTWCVSKARKTLHWLNFVQVFSPETYATYFSFIICNAIAIYVIQKSPTIRTKLCNSFFGLLFILIGIALSQGPPAVYLKLSLRICIMMALAASVILGSTYNSFLVSSLTSPNTLPQIKKTTQIVDHKMSVAGSVEIIRHLDKDGSIFKYIRHQFHMCYDIEQCLQKAAKDETFAVAISRQYSIHNPRIPRDNLYCFGRDEHIYTYLVTMLMPKKFHLFHQINPIIQYIIESGHLLKWTRDLEQQRMLKAQRILDDNQIMKLEVSQILGILACTLIFLGISLIVFGLEKLVYRMVKRGTRVIIVKELHKHFSKAL; via the exons ATGGCTTCATTCATCAGAAATTTGGTGTTTCTTTTGGTTTTCCtgcattcttcaaaaagtcatGCAGAAGATCAAATTCTTGGATCAAACAATAACCGTGATTTACTTGTTCAATGTTCATACAAGTTCGTTAAGAAATACTTCTTCTCAGGTGAAGCTTTATCAGGATCAGTTCTAGCTGTCAGTCTAACATCAGCTTCGTTAAATCTTCAAAATCAAATGTTACAAGCATTTCAATTGGATAAAGATATCTCTTGGTCCATAGTTATCAGATATCCACGAAATTCTGCAACAAAACAAACTCAATTCGTTCTCCACGAAAAACCTCAGTCATATTTTGTCGTCCTCGAAAATCTAGATGACGAAGATATGATTGACATCTTCGAAGACTGGAAATCTATGCCAAATTGGAATCCTTTGGCACAGTTTGTTGTAATGCTAGTTAGCATTGAAGAAACCGAAGATGAAATGACTGAGTTAATGGTCGATACCATGTTGATGTTTATGACTAAGAAAATCTTCAATATTAACATTATTGCTCAGACTGAAGAAGATGGACATATTTATTCGAAAACAGCTTTTCCCTATGAACCTGAGAATAATTGTGGAAAACGAATTATTGCATTTAAAACTTTGGACATCTGTCAATAtgaagatgatgatgttgatttgGGATTGATTAAATCAGAACAACTAAGTCGGGGattgtttttggataaaattccTAAGGATTTAAGTGGATGTCCTTTGGTGGCATATTCCAGATCCTGGGAGCCTTATATGTTTGTCGAAGATGGTCAAATAAAAGGAATCGAATGGATGTTAGTGCAGACTATTGCCGAAAGTTTACatatcgatataaatattttgatacaaAACAAGACTTTGTATCATATTTTTCAAGGCTTAATCGATGG TAAAATCGATATTGTTATCGGTGGAATTGATGAAGACCCAAATATGAGCCAATTCGTCTCAGCAAGTGTTCCATACTTACAAGATGACTTAACCTGGTGTGTGTCCAAAGCAAGGAAGACCCTTCATTGGTTAAATTTCGTTCAAGTTTTCAGTCCAGAAACTTATGCCACATACTTTAGTTTCATCATTTGTAATGCCATTGCAATCTATGTGATTCAAAAAAGTCCTACAATTCGAACAAAactgtgcaatagcttttttggtctactttttattttgatcgGAATTGCTTTAAGTCAAGGACCTCCAGCAgtttatcttaaattaagtCTACGTATTTGCATTATGATGGCACTTGCAGCTAGTGTTATCCTAGGAAGTACTTATAATTCTTTCCTTGTAAGTTCCCTCACAAGTCCAAATACATTGCCACAAATTAAGAAGACGACTCAAATTGTAGACCATAAAATGTCGGTTGCTGGAAGTGTGGAAATCATACGGCACTTGGATAAAGATGGAAGT attttcaaatACATTCGTCATCAATTCCATATGTGCTACGACATAGAACAATGTTTGCAGAAAGCTGCAAAGGATGAAACTTTCGCAGTTGCAATTTCTCGTCAATATTCTATTCATAATCCCCGAATACCAAGAGATAATCTTTATTGCTTCGGTCGTGACGAACATATTTATACTTACTTGGTGACCATGCTGATGCCGAAAAAGTTCCAtctttttcatcaaataaatcCAATAATTCAATACATCATTGAATCAGGTCACTTGCTAAAGTGGACCAGAGATTTGGAGCAGCAAAGAATGTTAAAAGCTCAACGTATTTTGGATGATAATCAAATCATGAAACTAGAAGTTAGTCAAATTTTGGGAATACTTGCATGTACTTTGATATTTTTAGGAATTTCTTTGATAGTATTTGGTTTGGAGAAATTAGTGTATCGAATGGTTAAACGTGGTACCAGAGTTATAATTGTTAAGGAGTtacacaaacatttttcaaaagcacTTTAA